From a region of the Malania oleifera isolate guangnan ecotype guangnan chromosome 12, ASM2987363v1, whole genome shotgun sequence genome:
- the LOC131144882 gene encoding pentatricopeptide repeat-containing protein At2g33760 — translation MEPEGLVQQQHRGERITVSPSKSAAHQALAQAGAHVRPLQQVHAHIVISGSHRSRALLTKLLTLACAAGSIIYTRQLFLCVPNPDSFLFNSLIKGSSKYGFSLDAILFYRRMVLAGISKSNYTFTSVIKACADSTALRCGRAIHTHVLASGYGLDSFVQAALVTFYAKSDDLVSARKVFDRMPKRTVVAWNSMISGYEQNGFAREAVGLFKGMQKLGAEPDSATFVSVLSACSQLGALELGCWIHEHIVSQSFDVNVVLGTSLINMYSRCGNVKKAREVFDSMKDRNVIAWTAMISGYGMHGHGVQAVELFHQMRAQGAPPNDVTFVVVLSACAHAGLVHEGRWAITSMKRDYGLMPTEEHHVCLVDMFGRAGLLNEAFRYIREQIPGEPAPAVWTAMLGACKMHKNFDLGVQVAERLLSVEPENPGHYVLLSNIYALAGRMDRVEMVRNMMIQRGLRKQVGYSTIEAGKKTYLFSMGDKSHPETREIYSYLDELMQRSREAGYVPAPEWVMHELEEEEREYALRYHSEKLAVAFGLLRTSTGTIIRIVKNLRICEDCHLAIKFISVVADREIIVRDKHRFHHFKDGSCSCMDYW, via the coding sequence ATGGAGCCCGAAGGGCTCGTACAGCAACAGCATAGAGGCGAGAGAATCACAGTGTCTCCGTCTAAATCTGCAGCCCACCAAGCTCTCGCACAAGCCGGCGCGCATGTCAGACCTCTCCAGCAGGTCCACGCGCACATTGTCATCTCCGGGTCGCATCGCAGCCGAGCCCTCCTCACCAAGCTCCTCACTTTGGCCTGTGCCGCCGGCTCCATTATCTACACTCGCCAGCTCTTCCTCTGCGTCCCTAACCCAGATTCCTTCCTCTTCAATTCCCTCATCAAAGGCTCCTCCAAGTATGGTTTTTCCCTCGACGCCATCCTCTTCTATCGCCGCATGGTTCTCGCTGGCATCTCGAAGTCGAATTACACCTTTACCTCTGTGATTAAGGCGTGTGCGGATTCCACGGCCCTGAGATGCGGCAGAGCGATTCATACCCACGTTTTGGCTTCTGGGTATGGTTTGGATTCATTTGTCCAGGCTGCTCTCGTCACGTTTTATGCAAAATCTGATGATTTGGTTAGTGCCCGGAAAGTGTTTGATAGGATGCCGAAGAGAACTGTCGTAGCTTGGAATTCGATGATTTCTGGCTATGAGCAAAATGGGTTTGCACGGGAAGCTGTTGGTTTGTTCAAGGGTATGCAGAAACTGGGTGCTGAACCTGATTCTGCGACATTTGTTAGCGTATTGTCTGCATGTTCTCAGTTGGGAGCCCTTGAGTTGGGTTGTTGGATTCACGAGCACATTGTGAGTCAAAGTTTTGATGTAAACGTAGTTCTTGGGACTTCGTTGATCAATATGTACTCAAGATGTGGAAACGTAAAAAAAGCGCGAGAGGTGTTCGATTCCATGAAAGATCGAAATGTCATTGCTTGGACGGCAATGATTTCCGGATATGGGATGCATGGCCATGGCGTTCAAGCCGTCGAGCTTTTCCATCAAATGAGAGCTCAAGGAGCACCTCCAAATGATGTCACATTCGTCGTTGTCCTTTCAGCGTGTGCTCATGCAGGGCTTGTCCATGAGGGACGTTGGGCAATCACAAGCATGAAGCGAGATTACGGATTAATGCCAACGGAGGAGCACCATGTTTGCCTTGTTGATATGTTTGGGCGTGCTGGATTGCTCAACGAAGCATTTCGATACATCAGAGAACAGATCCCTGGGGAGCCTGCACCTGCAGTATGGACTGCGATGCTGGGAGCATGCAAAATGCACAAGAATTTTGATCTTGGAGTGCAAGTTGCTGAGCGCCTCTTATCTGTAGAACCTGAGAATCCAGGCCATTATGTTCTGCTTTCGAATATATACGCCTTGGCGGGTCGGATGGATAGAGTGGAAATGGTAAGAAATATGATGATCCAAAGAGGTTTGAGGAAGCAAGTTGGTTATAGTACAATAGAGGCTGGAAAGAAGACTTATCTATTTAGCATGGGTGACAAGTCTCACCCTGAAACAAGGGAAATCTATAGTTACTTGGATGagttgatgcagaggagcagggaagCAGGGTATGTTCCGGCGCCAGAGTGGGTGATGCATGAATTGGAAGAAGAGGAGAGGGAGTATGCCCTAAGATACCACAGTGAGAAGCTTGCGGTAGCATTTGGACTGCTGAGAACTAGTACTGGGACGATTATTAGGATAGTGAAGAACCTTAGGATCTGTGAGGACTGCCATTTGGCGATTAAGTTCATCTCCGTGGTTGCAGATAGAGAGATTATTGTTCGAGATAAGCATCGTTTCCATCATTTTAAAGATGGTTCTTGTTCTTGTATGGATTACTGGTGA